The genomic segment TTCACTCGATTTTTTCATTTATGATTAGCTAATGATAAAtcgataataataaaataacggGACATGAGATAACTATTTCAAATGAATGTTGGGAATCAATAAATATCTCTCTAGTATCACAAGATTAATGTACTTGAATCTTCtattatttttcaacattattTTCAAGTTTTAGTATGTTTACATTGcataaaaatatacatttttaaatGGAGTGGTCAAcctttaaataatcaaaagagGCAAGTCGTTGAAGAATAAAAGGATAtcttcacaaaaataaaaaaatatgcacGGGGTTTAGGAAAGAGTCCCAccaattactccaaggctccctttCAGATGAATGTCttagtaaagaaaataaaaaactgaaaatGCACCCCACCCCACATATCCTTAtgttaacaaaataattataaaaatttcaactaatgataTATCCCTATTGTATGTATCATGAAACtgattatgtatcttgacagattcaaaatcgaaaaaaaaaatgtatctgaAGCTAATTATGtacctttataaagaaaaaaaatgcatctttgttggatgtatcaggacctaattatgtatcttgacagacccaaaattgagattttcaataattatgtaaaaCACTAGAATTTATGTTGGTTGCCTATTAATTAGATAATTAAACTTAAAGTGTTGAGTTTGgacatattttttaagaaatgagatttaaaaatatAGTAATGCATGTGAAATAAGtagacaaaaattaaattaataattaaaaaatataaaatcttatattatttatgcaaaaatgatattatatattcaaataattataaaatttatgtatataatatattGGTTCGGTTTAGttgttttttgatttattttttttctagtaaaatcataaccaaactaaatattattcattttttaaatttaaaatcaaaccaaatcaaattaaagttaatttttttagtCGATTTGATTTAACGTGAGGTTTAACTTTTGTTTTTACCAAACCATGTACGCCCCAAGTTGCCAGTTTGAAGGGGACAATCTTGCCATCGTGTTGATAATCCGTTTAATAACATGGTTACTTAGTTCGTAAAAAATGGTTTGTGTTTGAATATCTTGTATGCTTAtaagattttttaaaattgtacTATTAAACATTCAATaaaatttttgttgatataaaataatttaataaagggtaaaatgaaaaaaaaaaaaaaattaacaacctACACTATTTTCTAGTTTAGAGAGCTGACATTCTTTTTTGAATGGATCAGAAAAGAAACTCTCTCACATTTACTAAAAGAAAGTGCACAcattaaaatcaaaactaaaaggTTGTAAAAAACTACTTTGTGTTTTAATAGTCCTAGAATTTTAGACCAAAAAAAGGGTGAAGGTTTATTTGTGAGTGAAAAGTAATGTTGAAAAACTCATTCAAACAACTTAACTCTAAATTGTATGCTTTGCTTTTCCAATCCAAAACTAATTTTGTTTACAATTttacaaacaactaaaaaattgGAACCATCTTATTTGCAAGTTGAAACCGACGACTAACTACTGCAAATTTGGTTGGCATTTTAATTTACGTTTTTCTAATGAAAGTATTATGCAAGAACTTTTTACATACACGTCTATTATCAATACATAGTACAGAAGTATGTGAACAACATTATGCTGTTAAAAGTAGTCAACCTCACATACGAAAGAAAAGTGCAACATAAACATTAACTTGCAAACCTGGATATCAATTGTTTATACCTCAATTAATTTGTTTTTCTCTTACATTTGGAAGAATTCCAACAAAACAATCTTTCTTCaaagaaatttattcttttttttagcaaaaaaaaaaggaagattaaaaaaagggaaaaggatcaaaaatacccctctacttttatttattagttaaatttgtctctcgttatactatgtgGCCAGATATGCCCTTGTCGTTATACTATAGGGTCAAATATGCCCTTATCATTACCAAACTTCACATATTTACTCCTCAATTGGATGGAATCcccaaataaaatttttaaaaaattgatttcaCTTAAATTATCCAATCATCTCATTTAATCCGATTCGAGCCGCAAAAAGGTATTAATTTTAACATATCAAATAACAATAATTAGTTATTTCATGTTTTACCatttacattaattacttattccttaaattattttcaagattaatactaaacatcaattaataggggGAATGTGATGAAATGGTTAtgtcaatcattattttcttaatgaattaaataataatttattttttaaacagtaacaaataaaagtgaatggaagaaataattttttctcaTTCATATCAATATGCGTCGTTCTTTCAGTTCATTGTGCTTTTGAGAATGGCATGGAGGAGTAACTTGATCATTAGTTTGAATAAACTAATAGTGATTGAATTTCAGCACGTACATGTTGTAAAATTATGATTCATTACAACTCATTTGATAAGAAGCCAATTTATTTTCACATGTTCAGATTTAGTCTATATCTAAAATCTTGATTgattatggataaatatttattcaaattgaataataaaaattctgtcaaaatagttttcaaaacttttattaGTTGAAATGTtatataaaactataaaaaataataataatttttattggtTTCGATTGAGCAACCGCATGCATAAAGTTGTGAAGTATATAAAAGAAATGCAAGCAAATaccaagaaattaaaaaaatggaattGGGTGTTATTTAAACGGATTAAAATTAGTAGGTGGCTCGGGTTAAGTTAAAAAGATAATTGGATAATtttaagtgaaataattttttttatttggtttgaaaatTCCATCCAATTGAGGGGTAAATATGTGAAGTTTGATAATAGAAAGGACATATTTGGCCTTATAGTATAACAGCAAGGATATATTTGGTCCCATAGTATAACGAGGAGCAAATTTAACCAATTAATGAAAGTAGAGGGtcatttttgaccctttttccttaaaaaaaggtaaattatGACACAAGGAACTCACGCGATGAAAAAATGATTACTAATACAAAGGAGTAACCTTGTAAATACAAACATGGCAGTAAGAAAAAATAAGTACTAATACAAAGGTGTAACCTTGTAAATACAAACATGGCAGTAAGAAAGCCCCACACTATTACTGATACAGAGGACAATACTTTATCCACTATACAAATTGGAGGTGGATGTTAGAGGTATTTAAGTTTCTCAGTTAAAAAGCAAACTGCCACACAGAATTATAGACCAACCAATTCTAAAAGCTAGAACGAGAGGTTCTGCCAAAAAGTTAGCCAATGCTTAAGCGAGAATCAATGGCACGCAAGCTAGTTTGACGCCTTGGGATTCCAATCTCACATGCATTAACCCGTGCTGCAAATCGAAGTGAACACAGGGATTCACCCACAGATGGAGGATCCGGTGAAACAGTAACAAACATTAATGTCTTCGAGTTACCACCTAGACAGGGCTAAGTAAAACATGCAATGATCAGCGGGCGCTAGAGAACATTAAATATCAGCATAGATAAGGGGGTGTGAAACAAAAGGTGTGAACATAGTGAGCACTTCACAACTGTTAAAATGAGATTGGAAACATACAGATCAACCCTAGAAGTACTACCTTTTACTCTGGAGTAATTTATTTTCTCTACTAGCTGAGTTATGGAAACGCCTTACCCTACCCCACCCAAGGAAATTAGACCCAGAATCGTGTATTTAACTAGGAGCTGATTTTTACCTGGAGAAGGTATGTAAGCTTTGAGTTCCTAAAAGGCACATGCTCCTCTTTCTTCGCTAAAGCAAATATGACATCACTTAGAGATGATAGACTCTTGTTGATGGCCTGAATGAAACTCACGGATAACAGGAAAATAAGTTAGAGCAACATCTTGGAATGTAGAGAAGCTCTTGAAAAGAGATTGAGAGTTTCACGCAAATACTTGAGTTTCCTTTAGCCGATCTCCAGTGGACCCACTCTTGGACAGACGCTCACTTCCAGCGAGATCAATCAAATTGAGTACACCTTGCACTTGTTGCTCGGTACTCTGACGTAAGATACTATTAGTCAACTGAAAGTATTTATAAAAGAGGCACAAAATGGCATACTAAATGTTAGTTAATGTCTGAACCTCATTCACACCAGAAATTCTCAGAGTAAAAACAAAATGGCTCCTTGAAGATTGCTGGTTCATCTGAGTCTTCCCAACAGATCTACACAAAGAAGAAATGCAACAATAACTCAATAGAGCACAGGTCTCACAGATTTTAACTTCATTCCAGTCCAAATATATGAAAACTTGAACCCCCTAATACATATTAAATGGCAAGCAGTCGTATCAAACATATTGAAGGTACCAATGACAAAAAGAAGTGTTCCAGCAATAAATCAAAGATATCAAAAGGAATTAAAAAGCCTATTTTATGCAAAGGCTGACGTTACGCACCGTTCATTTTTGTTGAGCTTTAAGTTCTCGTGCATGCTCAAAGTTGTGCAAATAATGTGTTTGACATGGTGGGTAGGTGCTCAATACTTAAAATTATATTTGGGGTGATAGGGatgtaaaaaaataattggaATTTGATTTAAATGCTAATGGAAAGATGTCAAAAGTGGCGCATAGCCTTACTTCAAATATACACaaccattaaaaattaatttgccTATGTTTTCAGAAGGAAAATTGAAGCTCTTAGGATCTAGTTTCCAATGGTTTAAAGTTTCATCAATGGGACATCTCTGTGCAGTGTTACGCCAATTTTGCCCCTTCTCTGTACACTATTGAAGAAGATTTACATCAAACACTAGCACTCAGTACTAACCCACTGGGATAATGCTATGTATTGATGATCAATGgtcaccattactaccctccagaATGCAAACTAGGCACTAAAACTTGAATGCTAGGCACTAGAAGCCTCATAACTCACTGGAAGCAGTGTTCAGGGAAGCATGACGCGGAAAAAGGCGACAAGGCTCCGCATCACGAATTACGCAAAGCGTGAAGCAATGTGAGTGCATCATTGAAATGAAGCAGTGAAGAAGAAGTTGCAGTAGTGGTAGCCGcacagtgaagaagaagaagttgcAACAGTGGACTTCAAAGTTAAATTTAGAAACTTGCAGCAGTGGTAGTCATTGAAGTagactctttttttaatttaaattgaccctaaatataaaatcaacactaagtgactttttttaatttaaaattgaccctaaaaataaaatcaacatgatgCGCTCACATCAGCCACATGCAGCCAGAGGGGTTCACATCATCGCATTATGCGATGATGCTAGCGCATTCATGAACACTGACTGGAAGGATTTGTGTTAGACATTAGACTTTGATGCTCAACACAAGGCTTCACCAATTTCGAGAACCCCCCCAAAATAAGACCCAAACTCCCCGgtttcattttcttcttcctctCAAGTCTAGGGTGCAAGGATATTTTAACCCCGAATCACAATTCAACCAATAAGGTAATTAAATAAGGAGTTATTGTGTCATTTTGTCTAGAACTCAAACTCCGCCAActtcttcaaatttcaagaagCAAGGATTTTGGTCCCTTGAGGTAACCTTTCACTTAACTTGATGTATTGAAAATAGATTATGGATAAGTTGATTTTATTTGGTATCCCATCTGGTGGAGGTTTTAGCCATGATTCACCTCAAAGTGGATGATGAATGAGAGGCTTTAGCATTTAATTTGATGCTCAGCACTAGGCTTCAGCAATTTTGTGTATAGATCAAATGTTCTTTGGGACATTGTGAAAACATGAGTTGACTATGCCTTCAGGATCAAAGTCAGTGGAGACCTAACTTCTTGAAATGATTCTCCTCAGCTAATGCTTGTCTCACTTGTTttaaatgcataaatacatatcttaaagGTTGATTTGTGAACTCACACGTATGGGGACAAGCGGGTACGAGTGTTACCATGCAATAAATTTATGACAACTTGATTCAAACGATACTTATGATAATGTCTAAGGTTCTATAATTACGACTCGTGGTGTTCACAAAAAGGAAAACGATATATGAATGATTTGATGTTCACAAATGATTAGCACAGACGATAAAAACATATCTTGGTTGTATTTTTTTCCCTTTCATTACTCTTTTTATATTTAAGCAGTGTCCCAATGACCTTATGATGTACTTTGATAATCTTAATTTTGGCCCCTTGGCATATATGCTACTCTTGTTGTGATTAAGACTGTAATATTGAAGTCGACTTCCTAATGAAATTCATCAGGTTCTCAGAGTCAATATGAGGGTGTCATTATGGGCACAATTTCAATGATAGATGTACAGGATAAGGATTTGTTCGGCAGGAGAAACTTTGTCGGATGCCAGTCTTGGTCCCCTAGCTTGGGTCGTGACAGATGACATGATAAATTGcttgaaagattgaagaaaatataACCCGGTGGTTTACCTGCTTTCTGCTGCCAACCCAAAAAGTTTAGAAACCTGACTATAGCAATGAACATCCACAACTGTCAGGTCGGATACATGGGTATTGCCATTCACATCATGTTTGATGGCATATTGCTTTCCTACATTTTCTGGTCGAGATGCATCAAAACTGGATGAACTTGATGGTGATAAAAGATCCCGAATAGTTTCATTGTAAATTTCAAGCATTGAGATCTGAAATATGGTGAAAAGGCTTCAGAGGAAAGAAACAAATCAAATAGAGCAAATCAATCACAACAAACCTCCATTTGCTAACCTGCATTTTATAGTTCCACCCTTGGTTTTGAAGAGACTTCCTGGTCTCAAATACCTGCTCTAAAGAGCGTGGTATAAGCCCTTTCTGATTATCAGAGTCTGGCTTGCCCACCATTGTGTGAGTCTTACCAGAACCAGTCTGACCGTAAGCAAATATGCAAACCTGAAAAGGAAAAGGGGGGTAATAAACTAACAATTCTTGTGAGGCTGCAGATAAACATTTGCTTTCTCATCCAGCAATAATTGGAACTTTAAAGATATTAATCAATCCTTATTTTTCAAATGTAGCACCAGTTAACCAGAAACCTCCAACGGAAACATAACTAAGAATGCTAACGGAGTATTGATTTTTTTTGCAAGACTTGGACGTTATTTGCAGTAGTGCACAAAAATTAAAGATATCTCACCTTATAACCGTCAAGAGCACTCTGTACAAGTTGGGATATCTCAACAAAAACATTTTCTTGTGAAGCCTCAGGCATGAAAACTTTGTCGAATGTGAATGATTGTTTTTGTCCTTAAATAACACAAAATTCGATAttcaatatatcaaaataaaaactaaggGAAAAAACAAACTCTTTCTGGTTGAATGCATTGGAAACAAGTGCACACCATTTTGTATCAAATCGATGCCTCTTCCTTGTGCTTCTGTTGATGTTGGAAAAGACATAACATTTGTTTCTGCACTGACAGTGTCATCAGACAATAATGGCCTCACCCTGCAGAAAACTCTAATATTGCCTTTCAATTCCTGCATTGACAGAAGATACATAGTGAACATCTAATTCGAATCCAAAAGTCAATTTAACGTAGTCCACATTAGTGATTGAAAAGTACCAGTATAGTATTGTGCAGTCTTTTACGTAGTTTCTCTCCTTCAACATTTTTTGTTTCGGCATCAGCAAGACGGCTCTGCAACtcaaaaataacatttttctgctcttcatattcttcttttgtCTTCACAGCTGACACGTTCGACATCTAACAAAGTGATTAAACATTTGAAATAGTTGAGAGGATTATCTTATAAAAGCTCATGAGGTTAGAGATATAACAATGTAAGTCCAAAGAAGGGTCACAGAACTGATATATCACCTCTAGTCTCTTTTCTGCAAAGGCAAGTTGTTGCTGCAATCTTTTTATTTGTTCAGACTGAGACAAACAGGTATCCTGAGAAATAATTCAGAAAGAGATTACAATTTGATgtgcgtgtgtgtatatatgatgtgcgtgt from the Capsicum annuum cultivar UCD-10X-F1 chromosome 9, UCD10Xv1.1, whole genome shotgun sequence genome contains:
- the LOC107842346 gene encoding kinesin-like protein KIN-14N isoform X2, giving the protein MASKNQNKPPFNTLSTTSSSNYTAGEVSVDKRRRIGNPKMPSTATGVKTRQPFAVVNGVADVPPTSGPPSTAGSDSGIVEFSKENIEALLSEKLKTKNKYNIKEKCDLMSEYVRRLKLCIKWFQQLEGNYVTEKASLNCLLESAEKKCYEMEIQMKVKEEELNSIIKDLRNNIEALQEKFAKEESAKLEALDSYSREKQARDTAEKLQNSLSEELKRAQQDIASANQKIQSLSNTYKGLQEYNKNLQDYNSRLQKDLGTVNETLKRVEKEKAAVVENLSGLRGHYTSLQEQLTSSRAVQDEAVKQKEAFASEVGFLRGDLQKMRDDRAQQSLQVQVLTAEVIRYKDWTGKSVAELEGMTIKTNQLEDTCLSQSEQIKRLQQQLAFAEKRLEMSNVSAVKTKEEYEEQKNVIFELQSRLADAETKNVEGEKLRKRLHNTILELKGNIRVFCRVRPLLSDDTVSAETNVMSFPTSTEAQGRGIDLIQNGQKQSFTFDKVFMPEASQENVFVEISQLVQSALDGYKVCIFAYGQTGSGKTHTMVGKPDSDNQKGLIPRSLEQVFETRKSLQNQGWNYKMQISMLEIYNETIRDLLSPSSSSSFDASRPENVGKQYAIKHDVNGNTHVSDLTVVDVHCYSQVSKLFGLAAESRSVGKTQMNQQSSRSHFVFTLRISGVNESTEQQVQGVLNLIDLAGSERLSKSGSTGDRLKETQAINKSLSSLSDVIFALAKKEEHVPFRNSKLTYLLQPCLGGNSKTLMFVTVSPDPPSVGESLCSLRFAARVNACEIGIPRRQTSLRAIDSRLSIG
- the LOC107842346 gene encoding kinesin-like protein KIN-14N isoform X1 translates to MASKNQNKPPFNTLSTTSSYFGLQSNYTAGEVSVDKRRRIGNPKMPSTATGVKTRQPFAVVNGVADVPPTSGPPSTAGSDSGIVEFSKENIEALLSEKLKTKNKYNIKEKCDLMSEYVRRLKLCIKWFQQLEGNYVTEKASLNCLLESAEKKCYEMEIQMKVKEEELNSIIKDLRNNIEALQEKFAKEESAKLEALDSYSREKQARDTAEKLQNSLSEELKRAQQDIASANQKIQSLSNTYKGLQEYNKNLQDYNSRLQKDLGTVNETLKRVEKEKAAVVENLSGLRGHYTSLQEQLTSSRAVQDEAVKQKEAFASEVGFLRGDLQKMRDDRAQQSLQVQVLTAEVIRYKDWTGKSVAELEGMTIKTNQLEDTCLSQSEQIKRLQQQLAFAEKRLEMSNVSAVKTKEEYEEQKNVIFELQSRLADAETKNVEGEKLRKRLHNTILELKGNIRVFCRVRPLLSDDTVSAETNVMSFPTSTEAQGRGIDLIQNGQKQSFTFDKVFMPEASQENVFVEISQLVQSALDGYKVCIFAYGQTGSGKTHTMVGKPDSDNQKGLIPRSLEQVFETRKSLQNQGWNYKMQISMLEIYNETIRDLLSPSSSSSFDASRPENVGKQYAIKHDVNGNTHVSDLTVVDVHCYSQVSKLFGLAAESRSVGKTQMNQQSSRSHFVFTLRISGVNESTEQQVQGVLNLIDLAGSERLSKSGSTGDRLKETQAINKSLSSLSDVIFALAKKEEHVPFRNSKLTYLLQPCLGGNSKTLMFVTVSPDPPSVGESLCSLRFAARVNACEIGIPRRQTSLRAIDSRLSIG
- the LOC107842346 gene encoding kinesin-like protein KIN-14C isoform X3: MASKNQNKPPFNTLSTTSSYFGLQSNYTAGEVSVDKRRRIGNPKMPSTATGVKTRQPFAVVNGVADVPPTSGPPSTAGSDSGIVEFSKENIEALLSEKLKTKNKYNIKEKCDLMSEYVRRLKLCIKWFQQLEGNYVTEKASLNCLLESAEKKCYEMEIQMKVKEEELNSIIKDLRNNIEALQEKFAKEESAKLEALDSYSREKQARDTAEKLQNSLSEELKRAQQDIASANQKIQSLSNTYKGLQEYNKNLQDYNSRLQKDLGTVNETLKRVEKEKAAVVENLSGLRGHYTSLQEQLTSSRAVQDEAVKQKEAFASEVGFLRGDLQKMRDDRAQQSLQVQVLTAEVIRYKDWTGKSVAELEGMTIKTNQLEDTCLSQSEQIKRLQQQLAFAEKRLEMSNVSAVKTKEEYEEQKNVIFELQSRLADAETKNVEGEKLRKRLHNTILELKGNIRVFCRVRPLLSDDTVSAETNVMSFPTSTEAQGRGIDLIQNGQKQSFTFDKVFMPEASQENVFVEISQLVQSALDGYKVCIFAYGQTGSGKTHTMVGKPDSDNQKGLIPRSLEQVFETRKSLQNQGWNYKMQISMLEIYNETIRDLLSPSSSSSFDASRPENVGKQYAIKHDVNGNTHVSDLTVVDVHCYSQVSKLFGLAAESRSVGKTQMNQQSSRSHFVFTLRISGVNESTEQQVQGVLNLIDLAGSERLSKSGSTGDRLKETQAINKSLSSLSDVIFALAKKEEHVPFRNSKLTYLLQVVTRRH